The following are encoded in a window of Candidatus Microthrix parvicella Bio17-1 genomic DNA:
- a CDS encoding amidohydrolase family protein — MAQPAAASADQAPATIEPNYVVISADCHGGANIVDYRPYLEPRYHDDFDAWRTSFENPYPDIEGDDAERNWNSNRRLAELEADGVVAEVVFPNTIPPFFPKTSLMHQPPGASDGDLERRWAGLRAHNRWLADFCGDAPGRRAGICQIMLHDVEGSVSEIRWAAEAGLTGGVLLPGAPPGSDVPPLYAPEYEPIWSVCEELGLPINHHSGSAAPDYGDYPAAQAMFLLEVVWWAHRTLWHLIFSGVMERHPNLQFVFTEQGTAWLPEEIGRLDYYHHRLSGAGAAAGSQESKFGGAMGALSLKPSEYWARQCQLGSSFIRAAEVPLRDQVGVGRIMWGSDFPHLEGCWPYSHQHLRLAFAGVPTDEVRAMVGGNAARVYGFDLDALAPLAARFGPTVAEVAQPLGVEDIPDDSLRCPAFASARFLGG; from the coding sequence ATGGCACAACCTGCGGCTGCATCGGCCGACCAAGCGCCTGCAACCATCGAGCCGAACTACGTCGTCATCTCGGCCGATTGTCACGGCGGGGCCAACATTGTCGACTACCGGCCGTACCTGGAGCCCAGGTACCACGACGATTTCGATGCGTGGCGCACGTCCTTCGAAAACCCCTACCCCGACATCGAGGGTGACGACGCCGAACGCAACTGGAACTCGAACCGCCGCCTGGCCGAACTGGAGGCCGACGGGGTGGTGGCCGAGGTCGTGTTCCCCAACACCATTCCTCCATTTTTTCCCAAGACGTCGCTGATGCATCAGCCGCCGGGAGCGTCCGACGGCGATCTCGAGCGTCGTTGGGCCGGCCTTCGCGCCCACAATCGCTGGCTGGCCGACTTCTGCGGCGATGCCCCCGGGCGCCGGGCGGGCATCTGCCAGATCATGTTGCACGACGTCGAGGGATCGGTCAGCGAGATCCGCTGGGCGGCCGAAGCGGGCCTCACAGGTGGGGTGCTACTTCCCGGAGCCCCTCCCGGATCGGATGTGCCACCGCTCTATGCCCCGGAGTACGAACCGATCTGGTCGGTGTGTGAGGAGCTCGGCCTCCCGATCAACCATCACAGCGGCAGCGCCGCCCCCGACTACGGCGACTATCCGGCCGCACAGGCCATGTTTCTGCTCGAGGTGGTGTGGTGGGCGCACCGCACGCTGTGGCACCTCATCTTCTCCGGCGTGATGGAGCGGCACCCCAACCTGCAGTTCGTGTTCACCGAGCAGGGCACCGCCTGGCTACCGGAGGAGATTGGGCGGTTGGACTACTACCACCACCGTCTCAGCGGCGCCGGTGCCGCAGCGGGGTCGCAGGAGTCCAAGTTCGGCGGGGCGATGGGTGCGCTGTCGCTGAAGCCGTCGGAATACTGGGCCCGCCAGTGCCAGCTGGGTTCCAGCTTCATTCGGGCAGCAGAGGTGCCCCTACGCGACCAGGTAGGCGTCGGGCGCATCATGTGGGGCAGCGACTTTCCACATCTCGAGGGGTGTTGGCCGTACTCCCACCAACACCTCCGCCTGGCCTTTGCGGGCGTACCCACCGACGAGGTTCGGGCCATGGTGGGCGGCAACGCAGCCCGGGTCTACGGCTTCGACCTTGATGCACTGGCGCCGCTGGCGGCCAGATTTGGACCGACCGTCGCT